One genomic window of Paeniglutamicibacter sp. Y32M11 includes the following:
- a CDS encoding LysM peptidoglycan-binding domain-containing protein, giving the protein MANTALSAQLHLVTANDYPIDLQERLAPLRLTRRGKFVLIGVPIFIISTAVLMLLGLFLSPAKASDSVPLGVEAVTVTVIEGDTLWGIAREFAPELEPREAIRQIGDLNNLNSSVLQAGTELFVPTGS; this is encoded by the coding sequence TACAGCAAACGACTACCCGATCGACCTGCAGGAGCGCCTGGCGCCACTGCGATTGACCCGACGCGGAAAATTCGTGTTGATCGGTGTTCCAATCTTCATCATCAGCACAGCAGTGCTCATGCTCCTGGGACTGTTCCTCTCACCGGCCAAGGCCTCCGACTCGGTGCCGCTGGGTGTCGAGGCGGTCACCGTGACCGTGATTGAGGGTGACACGCTGTGGGGGATCGCTCGCGAATTCGCCCCGGAGCTTGAACCGCGTGAGGCGATCCGCCAGATTGGCGACCTCAATAACCTGAACAGCTCGGTACTGCAGGCAGGCACCGAACTTTTCGTTCCGACCGGGAGCTAA
- a CDS encoding histidinol-phosphate transaminase, with translation MNERLNRLANLPLRENLQGLAPYGAPQIDVPIQLNVNENTHPLPAEVHRAIVEEVSAAAVGLNRYPDREFTELRERLAAYLGHGLAAENVWAANGSNEVLQQILQAFGGPGRSVMGFPPTYSMYPLLASGTDTTYIAGVRSADYGLSARDAAEQVKAAAPNIVLLCSPNNPTGTALGLDVVEAVYEAGRASSTVVIVDEAYAEFAHTGTPSALSLLPGRERLIVSRTMSKAFALAGARIGYLAAAPEISDAIRLVRLPYHLSAVTQATGNAALKHIDTLLANVEAIKVQRDRIVSELTRLGFTPASSDSNFVFFGGVKNTKAIWEGLLEAGVIIRDVGIPGHLRVTAGTEAETTAFLVRLEELLTQGVNNSPS, from the coding sequence GTGAATGAACGGCTAAATCGCCTGGCAAATTTGCCCCTGCGAGAGAATCTTCAAGGTCTTGCCCCATACGGCGCACCCCAAATTGACGTCCCCATCCAACTGAACGTCAACGAAAACACGCATCCCCTTCCCGCCGAGGTGCATCGCGCCATCGTCGAAGAGGTATCCGCCGCCGCCGTGGGCTTGAACCGCTATCCCGACCGGGAATTCACCGAATTACGCGAACGACTGGCCGCCTACCTTGGCCATGGACTGGCTGCCGAGAACGTGTGGGCGGCCAACGGCTCCAACGAAGTGCTTCAGCAAATTCTGCAGGCATTCGGCGGCCCCGGCCGCTCGGTGATGGGATTCCCTCCCACCTACTCGATGTATCCGCTACTGGCCTCCGGGACCGACACGACCTACATCGCTGGCGTGCGCTCGGCGGACTACGGCCTTTCGGCACGGGATGCTGCCGAACAGGTGAAGGCGGCTGCACCGAACATCGTATTGTTGTGCTCACCGAACAACCCCACGGGAACGGCACTGGGTTTGGACGTGGTCGAGGCCGTATACGAGGCAGGCCGTGCCAGCAGCACCGTGGTGATTGTTGACGAGGCCTACGCCGAGTTCGCTCACACCGGTACGCCCTCCGCACTGTCCTTGCTGCCCGGACGCGAACGACTCATCGTCTCGCGCACCATGTCCAAGGCCTTCGCCCTTGCCGGTGCCCGCATCGGCTACCTCGCAGCGGCACCGGAAATCTCCGATGCCATTCGCTTGGTTCGACTGCCGTACCACCTCTCGGCTGTCACCCAGGCCACCGGCAACGCCGCGCTCAAGCACATCGATACCTTGCTGGCCAACGTTGAAGCCATCAAGGTGCAACGCGACCGCATCGTGTCCGAACTGACCCGCCTGGGCTTCACCCCGGCCTCAAGTGATTCAAACTTCGTCTTCTTTGGCGGAGTGAAGAACACCAAGGCCATCTGGGAAGGCCTGCTCGAAGCCGGTGTCATCATCCGTGACGTGGGCATCCCCGGGCACCTGCGCGTCACCGCCGGCACCGAGGCCGAAACCACGGCCTTCTTGGTACGCCTCGAGGAATTGTTAACACAGGGTGTAAACAACTCTCCAAGCTAA